One window of Psychrobacillus sp. FSL H8-0483 genomic DNA carries:
- a CDS encoding GNAT family N-acetyltransferase, translating to MEFLIKSQLNDVDEIVNIDRVVTGSDSRRKYIKKAIEEERCIVVKNEFSIVGFLIFDTHFFDCSFISLIIIKPTERRKGYATSLMEYFISISPTKKIFSSTNQSNKRMQEVFRANGFIQSGFVENLDEGDPEIIYFKSI from the coding sequence ATGGAATTTTTGATTAAATCTCAATTAAACGATGTAGATGAAATAGTGAATATTGATAGAGTAGTAACTGGTAGTGATAGCAGACGAAAATACATAAAAAAAGCTATTGAGGAAGAAAGGTGTATAGTTGTTAAAAACGAGTTCTCAATTGTAGGCTTTTTAATTTTTGATACTCACTTCTTTGATTGTAGCTTTATATCCTTGATAATAATTAAACCGACTGAAAGACGAAAAGGATATGCAACATCCCTTATGGAGTATTTTATAAGCATATCGCCAACTAAGAAAATATTCTCTTCAACCAATCAGTCAAATAAAAGAATGCAAGAGGTATTTAGAGCAAATGGATTTATCCAAAGTGGATTTGTTGAAAATTTAGACGAAGGAGATCCAGAGATAATTTACTTTAAATCAATATAA
- a CDS encoding DUF2268 domain-containing putative Zn-dependent protease (predicted Zn-dependent protease with a strongly conserved HExxH motif), producing MKRIVGLVIFVSVLFASCSDDIVQDKEEENNLPSQKEVSFSYEGKNFKIIPFYEEVLEYTDYVKKNPSESNPGAYVEKVLKPLKEKSSLDLPLEYPFTASTEVEQFEKNTVQLLQKQEQINELIQEALIKSAEQLPGGDKNIYIMPLRPEDNFAISKMEGVNGVTYNDKDIFIQIDTSISEDKLKYLVAHEYHHAINILANGERAFYTVLDMILSEGKADSFAHIVYPEISAPWTEPLSEESTAIVLEELRKNADSTSVKIYKDFFHGNSAKGIPLWSDYKIGYEITQSYIENNPDTSISKWTRLSSKELLQNSEYNNLLK from the coding sequence ATGAAGAGAATAGTTGGCTTGGTAATCTTTGTTTCAGTATTATTTGCAAGTTGTTCTGATGACATAGTGCAAGATAAAGAGGAAGAAAATAATCTACCTTCCCAAAAAGAAGTTAGTTTTTCATATGAAGGAAAGAATTTTAAAATAATTCCATTTTATGAGGAAGTACTTGAGTACACTGACTATGTTAAAAAGAACCCATCTGAAAGTAACCCAGGGGCATATGTGGAAAAAGTGTTAAAACCTCTTAAGGAAAAATCCTCGTTAGATTTACCTTTGGAATATCCTTTTACAGCTTCTACCGAGGTTGAACAGTTTGAAAAAAATACGGTTCAGCTCCTTCAAAAACAAGAGCAAATAAATGAGTTAATACAAGAAGCACTTATAAAGTCAGCAGAACAACTACCAGGTGGAGATAAAAACATATATATTATGCCTCTAAGACCTGAAGACAACTTTGCCATTAGTAAAATGGAGGGAGTAAATGGAGTAACATATAACGATAAGGATATATTCATCCAGATAGACACTTCCATTAGTGAAGATAAGTTAAAATATCTTGTTGCACATGAATATCACCATGCAATTAATATTTTAGCAAATGGTGAGAGGGCTTTTTATACTGTTTTAGACATGATTCTTTCTGAAGGAAAAGCAGATTCCTTTGCCCATATTGTCTATCCTGAAATAAGTGCTCCATGGACTGAACCGTTATCAGAGGAATCTACAGCAATCGTTTTAGAGGAGCTAAGGAAAAACGCTGATTCGACTTCTGTTAAAATATATAAAGATTTCTTCCATGGGAATTCAGCAAAAGGAATACCATTATGGTCAGATTACAAAATAGGCTATGAAATTACTCAAAGTTATATAGAGAATAACCCAGATACTTCAATCTCAAAATGGACAAGACTTTCTTCTAAAGAACTCCTTCAAAATAGTGAATATAATAATTTATTAAAGTAA
- a CDS encoding YmaF family protein has protein sequence MEIPVSGFMYHSDDSDPQHSHQLFITSWDGRPVPAHVHGFRGVTSFEAGHNHMYAGTTEPAPSGVQHTHQYFTFTSVDDQHQHEIRGVTGPSISLPNGGHYHEFSGVTTVNGMNPHRHNYSGNTSL, from the coding sequence TTGGAAATACCTGTTTCAGGATTCATGTATCATTCTGACGATTCGGATCCTCAGCATTCCCACCAACTATTTATCACTTCATGGGATGGTAGACCTGTCCCTGCCCATGTCCATGGATTTAGAGGCGTAACTTCTTTTGAAGCGGGACATAATCACATGTACGCTGGAACTACGGAACCAGCACCAAGTGGAGTCCAACACACCCATCAATACTTTACCTTTACATCTGTGGACGATCAACATCAACATGAAATTCGTGGAGTTACTGGTCCATCTATTTCCCTTCCTAACGGCGGTCATTATCATGAGTTTAGTGGAGTTACTACAGTAAACGGAATGAATCCTCATAGACACAATTATAGCGGGAATACTAGTTTATAA